In Malania oleifera isolate guangnan ecotype guangnan chromosome 8, ASM2987363v1, whole genome shotgun sequence, a single window of DNA contains:
- the LOC131162948 gene encoding protein WEAK CHLOROPLAST MOVEMENT UNDER BLUE LIGHT 1-like: MEDVKSTEEKFSPNSSMSPQENNRGEDATRPITNGEAETGHQATVDSFKLVTVKDAHDGPILAQDHLPPTQDPVSTSSNAVGEKEPGASDGSTLAQDQLLPTEISVPIAPDGSTLAQDQLLPTEISATTSSDAFSGKGPDASDGPALVQDLLPVDSLASSSVDAADKEESEHQETAINASITGAIRDGEVQKSQDGDSVHVANVHVGLIPSASLAETTDTRNDQHTVPAGELAVPQVKVASAAVGTPEPITPKHDKQVDANRGLVDTAAPFESVKEAVSKFGGIVDWKAHRIQTVERRKLIERELEKAQEEIPEYRKQSEAAEDAKMQVLKELDSTKRLIEELKLSLERAQTEEHQAKQDSELAKLRVEEIEQGIADEASVAAKAQLEVAKARHAAAVSELKSVKDDLEALRKEYASLITEKEVAVKRAEEAVSASKEVEKAVEELTIELIATKESLETAHAAHLEAEEQRIGAAMAREQDSLNWEKELKQAEDELETINQRIVSGKDLQSKLDTASALLLDLKAELAAYMESKLNQESSEGGHSSIELEEAEKKTRTDIQAAVASAKKELEEVKLNIVKATEEVNCLRLAATSLKSELEKEKSALATIRQREGMASVAVASLEAELNRTKTEIALIQMKEKEAKEKMVELPKQLQQAAQEADQAKSLSQMAHEELRKAKEEADQAKAVASIVESRLLAAQKEIEASRASEKLAVAAIKALQESESAQSSNNEDSPTGVTLSLEEYYELSKRAHEAEEQANARVAAAISQIEVAKESELKTLSKLGEVNQEMAARKEALNVALDNAEKAKAGKLGVEQELRKWRAEHEQRRKAGESGHGVANPTKSPRRSFEEKKEAKNFDRAPEAAVLTHTAPSPKAHVYADNTETESSPEAKVVKKKKKSLFPRILMFLARRRAQASKSA, translated from the exons ATGGAGGATGTAAAAAGTACTGAAGAAAAGTTCAGTCCAAATTCTTCTATGTCCCCCCAAGAAAATAATCGTGGTGAAGATGCTACGAGGCCAATTACTAATGGAGAAGCGGAAACTGGTCATCAGGCTACAGTAGACAGTTTTAAATTAGTAACTGTTAAAGATGCTCATGATGGCCCCATCTTGGCACAGGACCATCTTCCTCCAACACAAGACCCAGTTTCAACATCTTCAAATGCAGTTGGTGAAAAAGAGCCCGGTGCTTCTGATGGCTCAACCCTGGCACAGGATCAGCTTCTTCCAACTGAAATTTCAGTACCAATAGCTCCTGATGGCTCAACCCTGGCACAAGATCAACTTCTTCCCACTGAAATTTCAGCGACAACCTCTTCAGATGCATTTTCTGGAAAAGGGCCTGATGCTTCTGATGGCCCTGCCCTGGTACAGGATCTTCTTCCAGTGGACAGTTTAGCCTCATCCTCTGTGGATGCAGCTGACAAAGAAGAGTCTGAGCATCAAGAGACAGCGATAAATGCTTCTATAACTGGAGCCATACGAGACGGTGAAGTACAGAAATCTCAAGATGGTGATTCTGTTCACGTTGCCAATGTTCATGTTGGTCTGATACCTTCTGCTTCCTTAGCTGAGACCACAGACACCAGAAATGACCAGCATACAGTGCCTGCTGGTGAACTTGCTGTGCCCCAGGTAAAGGTTGCCAGTGCTGCTGTAGGTACACCAGAACCCATCACTCCGAAACATGATAAACAGGTTGACGCAAACAGAGGCCTTGTTGACACCGCAGCACCTTTTGAGTCTGTTAAAGAAGCTGTTTCCAAGTTTGGAGGAATTGTCGACTGGAAAGCTCATAGAATCCAGACAGTGGAg AGACGCAAGCTTATAGAACGAGAACTTGAGAAAGCGCAGGAGGAAATTCCTGAGTACAGGAAACAGTCGGAGGCTGCTGAAGATGCAAAAATGCAAGTTCTAAAGGAGTTGGACAGCACAAAGAGACTCATAGAAGAACTAAAGTTGAGTCTGGAGCGAGCGCAAACAGAGGAGCATCAGGCAAAACAGGACTCTGAACTTGCCAAGCTAAGAGTGGAAGAGATAGAGCAAGGAATTGCTGATGAAGCAAGTGTTGCCGCCAAAGCACAGCTTGAGGTTGCCAAAGCCAGGCATGCAGCTGCAGTTTCAGAACTGAAATCTGTTAAAGATGATTTGGAAGCACTGCGTAAGGAGTATGCTTCTTTAATAACTGAGAAAGAGGTAGCCGTGAAGAGAGCTGAAGAGGCTGTTTCTGCATCCAAGGAAGTTGAGAAGGCGGTGGAGGAACTGACAATTGAGTTAATTGCCACAAAGGAATCTTTAGAGACTGCACATGCTGCCCACTTGGAGGCAGAGGAACAAAGAATTGGAGCAGCCATGGCTAGAGAGCAAGACTCTCTTAATTGGGAGAAGGAGTTGAAACAGGCGGAGGATGAGCTAGAAACAATTAACCAGCGAATTGTGTCAGGAAAGGATCTCCAATCAAAACTAGACACTGCTTCAGCCTTGCTTCTTGATTTAAAAGCTGAACTAGCGGCATATATGGAATCAAAATTGAATCAAGAAAGCAGTGAAGGGGGACATTCAAGCATTGAACTGGAGGAAGCAGAGAAAAAAACTCGCACTGATATACAAGCAGCTGTTGCTTCAGCCAAGAAGGAACTTGAAGAAGTAAAGCTCAACATTGTGAAAGCAACTGAAGAAGTCAACTGCTTGAGGCTAGCAGCCACATCATTAAAATCAGAGCTTGAAAAAGAGAAATCAGCACTTGCCACCATTAGGCAGAGAGAAGGAATGGCGTCGGTAGCTGTGGCTTCTCTTGAAGCTGAGCTGAACAGGACCAAGACTGAAATAGCTCTGATTCAGATGAAGGAGAAAGAAGCCAAAGAGAAGATGGTGGAGCTGCCGAAGCAATTGCAGCAAGCAGCTCAAGAGGCGGATCAGGCCAAATCACTTTCTCAAATGGCTCATGAAGAGCTTCGGAAGGCAAAGGAAGAGGCCGACCAAGCAAAGGCAGTAGCTAGTATTGTGGAGAGTAGATTACTTGCAGCTCAAAAGGAGATAGAGGCTTCGAGGGCTTCAGAGAAGTTAGCGGTAGCAGCCATAAAAGCGCTGCAAGAAAGTGAATCAGCTCAAAGTAGCAACAATGAGGATTCACCCACGGGCGTTACACTTTCCTTGGAGGAGTATTATGAGCTGAGCAAGCGTGCCCATGAAGCAGAGGAGCAGGCGAATGCAAGGGTGGCAGCAGCCATATCGCAAATTGAGGTGGCTAAGGAGTCGGAATTGAAAACCTTAAGCAAATTGGGAGAAGTTAATCAGGAGATGGCGGCAAGAAAGGAAGCACTGAATGTTGCATTGGATAATGCTGAGAAGGCCAAGGCTGGAAAGCTTGGTGTAGAGCAGGAGCTGAGAAAGTGGAGGGCTGAACACGAGCAGCGGAGAAAAGCTGGTGAATCTGGGCATGGAGTGGCAAACCCCACCAAGAGCCCGAGGAGAAGTTTTGAGGAGAAGAAAGAAGCAAAGAATTTCGACAGGGCACCAGAAGCTGCTGTTCTTACTCACACTGCCCCAAGCCCAAAGGCACATGTCTATGCAGATAACACCGAGACCGAATCATCCCCAGAAGCCAAGGtcgtaaagaaaaagaaaaagtcgCTCTTCCCTCGGATTCTGATGTTTTTGGCCAGAAGAAGGGCTCAGGCTTCCAAGTCTGCATAA
- the LOC131162950 gene encoding pentatricopeptide repeat-containing protein At2g04860: MPSRDIVSWNALICGYSRNGYDFDALGFFVLMLREGLNPSQTTLVGLVPSCGRRELVFQGKSVHGIGIKAGLDLDSRVKNAFTSMYAKCADLEAAELLFLEISDKNIVSWNAMISAYGQNGFFDEAMLVFKQMLEECVETNEVTIMSILSANAHPDSTHCYAIKTGFTTDASVVTSLVCIYARFGNAESAKSLYESIPQKKLVSLTAIMSSYAEKGNMCMVMECFAQMQHLAIKPDPVVMVSILHGFTAPTHIGIGQAFHGFGLKSGLCSHSLVANGLISMYSKFADMEAVFSLFSGMREKSLISWNSVISSCVQAGRPQNAMELCSQMTIERSPDAVTVASLLCCSSQLGYLRFGKRLHNYVLRNNFEMEDFVGTALIDMYAKCGSIHSAERVFRSIKRPCLATWNTMISGYSLCGLEHKALSSYSIMLEKGLKPDKITFLGVLSACTHGGLIQEGRKYFQIMREEFGIAPGLQHSACMVSLLGRAGMFEEALGFVKSMEIEPDSTVWGALLGACCIHQEFRLGESLAKRLFFLDYNSGGFYILMSNLYAAKGRWDDVARVREMMRDTGGDGCSGISLIEVTRERNELEVTNMSFSSQVSRSPIV, encoded by the coding sequence ATGCCTAGCAGGGATATTGTTTCTTGGAATGCATTAATCTGCGGGTATTCGCGGAATGGGTATGATTTTGATGCGTTGGGATTTTTTGTTCTGATGCTAAGAGAGGGTCTTAATCCTTCTCAGACGACGTTAGTTGGTTTAGTTCCTTCGTGTGGTCGGCGCGAGTTGGTGTTTCAGGGAAAATCTGTCCACGGGATCGGAATTAAGGCTGGCCTCGATTTGGACTCCCGAGTGAAGAATGCATTTACCTCAATGTATGCTAAATGTGCTGATTTGGAAGCAGCGGAACTGTTATTTTTAGAAATCTCGGACAAAAATATTGTTTCGTGGAATGCCATGATTAGCGCCTACGGCCAAAATGGTTTCTTTGACGAGGCAATGCTTGTTTTCAAACAGATGCTGGAGGAATGTGTAGAAACCAATGAAGTGACCATTATGAGCATTCTATCAGCAAATGCTCATCCAGACTCAACCCATTGCTATGCTATTAAAACTGGTTTTACCACTGATGCTTCTGTTGTTACCTCACTAGTTTGTATCTATGCGAGGTTTGGGAACGCAGAATCTGCTAAGTCACTTTATGAGTCAATACCCCAGAAGAAATTGGTTTCCTTAACTGCAATTATGTCGAGCTATGCTGAGAAGGGAAATATGTGTATGGTGATGGAATGTTTTGCTCAAATGCAGCATTTGGCCATAAAACCAGATCCAGTTGTCATGGTTAGCATCCTTCACGGGTTTACAGCCCCAACTCACATTGGCATTGGGCAAGCTTTCCATGGTTTTGGATTGAAGAGCGGGCTGTGTTCTCACAGTTTGGTGGCAAATGGGTTGATAAGCATGTACTCCAAATTTGCTGATATGGAAGCTGTGTTCTCTTTGTTTTCTGGGATGCGTGAAAAATCATTAATCAGTTGGAACTCTGTGATTTCTAGCTGCGTACAGGCTGGAAGGCCACAAAATGCCATGGAGTTGTGCTCTCAGATGACGATTGAGCGCAGTCCTGATGCTGTTACGGTGGCCAGTTTGCTCTGTTGTTCTTCCCAACTTGGGTACTTGCGCTTTGGGAAGAGACTCCATAACTACGTCCTTCGAAACAATTTTGAAATGGAAGACTTTGTTGGAACAGCTCTCATAGACATGTATGCCAAGTGTGGAAGCATACATAGCGCAGAAAGGGTGTTTAGGAGCATCAAAAGGCCATGTTTGGCGACATGGAATACGATGATCTCGGGCTACAGTTTGTGTGGTTTAGAGCATAAAGCCCTCAGCTCTTACTCTATAATGCTAGAGAAAGGACTTAAACCTGATAAAATCACTTTCTTAGGAGTATTGTCTGCTTGTACCCATGGTGGTCTTATTCAGGAAGGGAGGAAATATTTCCAGATCATGAGAGAAGAGTTTGGCATAGCGCCAGGACTGCAACACTCTGCATGTATGGTTAGTCTCCTTGGTCGTGCGGGCATGTTCGAGGAAGCACTTGGATTTGTCAAGAGTATGGAGATAGAGCCTGATTCCACTGTGTGGGGAGCTTTGCTCGGTGCTTGTTGCATCCACCAAGAGTTCAGGCTTGGAGAGAGTTTAGCCAAGAGGTTATTTTTCTTAGATTACAACAGTGGAGGATTCTATATCCTGATGTCAAATCTTTATGCCGCAAAAGGGAGGTGGGATGATGTAGCCAGGGTGAGGGAGATGATGAGAGACACCGGAGGGGATGGTTGTTCTGGCATTAGCCTAATCGAAGTGACTCGCGAAAGAAATGAACTCGAGGTTACAAATATGAGCTTTAGTAGTCAAGTGTCAAGATCTCCCATAGTGTAG
- the LOC131162949 gene encoding protein CYPRO4, which translates to MGGSHSREDLEISESDEEENEEEAQEEEEEEEIYEDVKDDDEETQERSSGCKTKTTPFLDEVDAKLRALKLRYPSQNPNLKNAVKLYLHVGGNSPNAKWVTSEKLTSYSFIKASDADDGDEEEEDGGGTDSSWVLKVGSKIRATISTELQLKTFGDQRRVDFISQGVWAMKFINEEDYKSFVTKFRDCLFENTHGFESTDENKLKVYGKDFIGWAKPEVADDSVWEDAEDSFLQSPDSAAPARKSQDLREEFEEAANGSGIQSLALGALDNSFLVSDSGIQVVKNFNHGLHGKGVYVNFDNGNCRTGSSLVHSTPKKALLMRAETNMLLMSPMNETKPHSRGLHHLDIETGKIVTEWKFEKDGTDITMRDITNDSKGAQLDSTGSTFLGLDDNRLCRWDMRDRKGMVQNLVSDNTPVLHWNQGHQFSRGTNFQCFATTGDGSIVVGSLDGKIRLYSSNSMRLAKTAFPGLGSPITHVDVTFDGKWILGTTDTFLILICTLFTDKDGKTKTGFGGRMGNRISAPRLLKLTPLDSHLAGVNNKFRSAQFSWVTENGKQERHLVATVGKFSVIWDFQQVKNGSHECYHNQEGLKSCYCYRIVLKDDSIIDSRFMHEKFAVSDSPQAPLVVATPMKVRSFSISNKK; encoded by the exons ATGGGCGGTTCGCACAGTCGCGAGGATTTAGAGATCTCGGAGTCTGATGAagaggaaaatgaagaagaagcgcaagaagaagaagaagaggaagaaattTACGAAGACGTTAAAGACGATGATGAAGAGACGCAAGAGAGATCTTCAGGATGCAAAACCAAGACCACTCCATTTCTTGACGAAGTGGATGCTAAGCTCAGAGCCCTGAAGCTCAGGTATCCCTCACAAAACCCCAACCTTAAGAATGCTGTCAAGCTTTATCTTCACGTTGGTGGGAACAGCCCCAATGCCAAGTGGGTTACTTCTGAGAAGCTCACATCTTACTCCTTCATCAAGGCCTCTGATGCTGATGATGGCGAcgaggaggaagaagatggaggAGGAACGGACTCGTCATGGGTTCTGAAGGTTGGTTCTAAGATTCGAGCTACGATCAGCACGGAGCTGCAGTTAAAGACTTTCGGCGACCAGCGCCGTGTTGATTTTATATCACAAGGTGTTTGGGCTATGAAATTCATTAACGAGGAAGATTATAAGAGTTTTGTTACTAAATTTCGAGATTGTTTGTTTGAGAACACGCATGGGTTTGAGTCAACCGATGAGAACAAGCTTAAGGTTTATGGGAAGGATTTTATTGGGTGGGCGAAACCTGAAGTTGCAGATGATTCAGTGTGGGAGGATGCTGAAGATAGTTTCTTACAAAGCCCTGATTCTGCAGCGCCTGCAAGAAAGAGTCAAGATCTGAGAGAAGAGTTTGAGGAGGCAGCAAATGGAAGCGGCATACAGAGCCTGGCATTGGGTGCGCTGGACAATAGTTTCTTGGTGAGTGATTCAGGGATCCAAGTTGTTAAGAATTTCAACCATGGACTTCATGGAAAAGGTGTTTATGTGAATTTTGATAATGGGAATTGTAGAACTGGTTCAAGCTTGGTGCATTCAACCCCAAAGAAGGCTCTTCTTATGAGGGCTGAGACCAATATGCTTCTTATGAGCCCCATGAATGAGACAAAACCCCATTCTAGAGGGCTCCATCACCTTGATATTGAAACTGGAAAGATTGTTACAGAGTGGAAGTTTGAAAAGGACGGAACTGATATTACCATGAGGGATATTACAAATGATAGTAAGGGAGCCCAGTTGGATTCTACAGGATCAACCTTTTTAGGATTGGATGACAATAGGCTCTGTAGGTGGGATATGCGTGACCGAAAAGGGATGGTTCAAAATCTTGTGAGTGACAATACTCCTGTGTTGCATTGGAATCAAGGGCATCAATTCTCAAGAGGTACCAACTTTCAGTGCTTCGCAACCACTGGTGATGGCTCAATTGTAGTTGGGTCTCTAGATGGGAAAATTAGATTGTATTCAAGCAATTCTATGAGACTGGCAAAGACAGCTTTTCCGGGTCTTGGTTCACCCATTACTCATGTTGATGTAACCTTTGATGGAAAGTGGATATTGGGCACAACTGACACATTTTTAATTCTTATCTGCACTCTTTTCACCGACAAGGATGGAAAAACAAAGACAGGTTTTGGTGGCCGAATGGGGAACAGGATCTCAGCCCCAAGATTATTGAAGTTGACTCCTTTGGATTCACATTTGGCCGGGGTAAACAATAAGTTCCGTAGTGCTCAGTTCTCCTGG GTCACGGAGAATGGGAAGCAGGAGCGTCATCTGGTTGCAACAGTAGGCAAATTCAGTGTGATATGGGACTTTCAGCAAGTGAAGAATGGCTCCCATGAGTGCTACCACAACCAGGAAGGTCTGAAGAGCTGCTATTGCTACAGGATAGTTTTAAAAGATGACTCAATCATTGATAGCCGCTTCATGCATGAAAAGTTTGCAGTCAGTGACTCTCCTCAGGCTCCACTGGTTGTTGCCACGCCCATGAAAGTTCGCTCCTTCAGCATATCCAACAAGAAATGA